In Limnochordia bacterium, the genomic window GTCTCATCTCGTGGTACATAACGTCCCTCATATCCAGTATAGGTCTCGGCGACGAACAGCGGTTGTGATAAGAACTGCTGGATCCGCCGAGCTCGACCTACTACCTGTTTATCATCGTCGGAAAGCTCATCCATACCAAGAATCGCAATAATGTCCTGCAGCTCCCGATATCTTTGGAGGATCTCCTGTACCCCCCGGGCCACCCGATAGTGCTCCTCACCAACAACACGGGGATCAAGGATGCGGGAAGTAGAAGCCAAAGGATCCACTGCCGGATAAATACCAAGTTCAGCAATGCTCCGCTGCAGATTGGTGGTTGCATCCAAGTGGGCAAAGGTTGTTGCCGGTGCCGGATCGGTATAGTCATCTGCGGGCACGTAGATAGCCTGAATTGATGTCACCGAGCCCTTCTTTGTCGAGGTAATTCGTTCCTGTAATTGACCCACATCAGTGCCCAAAGTTGGCTGGTATCCTACAGCCGAAGGCATTCTACCAAGCAACGCGGATACTTCGGACCCGGCCTGGATGAATCGGAATATATTATCAATGAACAGTAACACATTCCGGCCTTCTTGATCACGGAAATACTCTGCCATTGTCAATGCGGAAAGGCCCACCCGCATACGCGCACCGGGCGGCTCATTCATCTGACCATAGACCAATGTGGTCTTATCCAGTACCCCCGATTCCTGCATTTCTAACCACAGCTCATTACCTTCCCGTGTGCGCTCACCCACTCCCGCAAAGACGGAAAAGCCTCCATGTTCAGTGGCAATATTGCGAATTAGCTCCATAATTAATACGGTCTTACCTACACCGGCACCCCCAAAAAGGCCTACCTTACCCCCCTTGGCATAGGGGGCTAATAGGTCGATAACCTTAATGCCAGTCTCTAGAATCTCCGTAGCCGTCTCTTGCTCTGTTAGTGGTGGAGCACTACGATGAATTGGCCAATAGGTGTCAGTCTCCAGCTTTGGTCCTTCATCTACTGTCTCACCTAAAACGTTGAAGATCCGACCTAGGGTGGCTGTTCCCACAGGTACTTTGATCGCACTACCTGTGTCAATAACCTTCATCCCCCGGACTAATCCATCGGTGGAATCCATAGCCACACAGCGCACCACATTATCACCGATATGCTGCATCGTCTCAACGACCAGCCGTTTGTCTTCCCGTTTCTCGTCTATCACATGAAGGGCGTTATAAATAGATGGTAGGTTTCCTTCGGGAAACTCCACATCCACTACCGGTCCTATTACCGCTAATACCCTACCCTCGTGCATACATATTGCTCCTTCCTATGGGCATATTAATCGCTACAGCGCTTCGGCACCACTGACAATCTCGATCAGCTCAGTAGTAATCATCTGCTGCCTGGCTCGATTTAACGAAAGTTCTAGTTCATCGATGAGCTCCTGGGCATTGTCCGTCGCCGCGTCCATGGCGGTCATGCGACTGGCAAACTCCGCCACCCTAGCATCTAATAGCGCGCCATATATTTGGGACTGAACATAATCGGGTATAACACGCTCCAAGATAAACTCAGCAGATGGTTCATAGAGCACTCCATCAGGATCTGATCCATCAATGGTCGGACTTATTGGAAGCAGAGGCCGCACCTTGATCTCTTGACTGAGTAAGGTTCGCGAGTGCATATAGACCACTGTTAAGGAACCAATGATCCCTTCTTTGAAAAACTCGATAACTAACCTTCCCATATCCTTTGCTTGCTCGTAATCGGGAAAATCACCTATCTGCACATATTGAGCAAGGATCTCCTTCCGACGGAACCGCAGAAAATCCCGGCCCTTCTGTCCTATTATAATAAAGCAAGCATCGGGCTTTGCTGTGTCAACAACATGCCGTAGCAGATTTGCATTATATCCACCGGCCAGACCCAAATCAGAAGAGATAACAAGGTAGCATGGCTTACCTTGGCCCTGCTTAAATAGGTCAAGATCCAAGTACCGACCATCTTGGATTACCAAATTAAGCAGTTCCTCCATTCCTTTATAGTAGGAAAGGTAGCCTTTGAACCGGGCATCAGCCTTTTGCAGCTTCGCCGTTGCAACCAGTTTCA contains:
- the atpG gene encoding ATP synthase F1 subunit gamma; this encodes MESTRDLRRHIKSVSSTQQITRAMKLVATAKLQKADARFKGYLSYYKGMEELLNLVIQDGRYLDLDLFKQGQGKPCYLVISSDLGLAGGYNANLLRHVVDTAKPDACFIIIGQKGRDFLRFRRKEILAQYVQIGDFPDYEQAKDMGRLVIEFFKEGIIGSLTVVYMHSRTLLSQEIKVRPLLPISPTIDGSDPDGVLYEPSAEFILERVIPDYVQSQIYGALLDARVAEFASRMTAMDAATDNAQELIDELELSLNRARQQMITTELIEIVSGAEAL
- the atpD gene encoding F0F1 ATP synthase subunit beta; amino-acid sequence: MHEGRVLAVIGPVVDVEFPEGNLPSIYNALHVIDEKREDKRLVVETMQHIGDNVVRCVAMDSTDGLVRGMKVIDTGSAIKVPVGTATLGRIFNVLGETVDEGPKLETDTYWPIHRSAPPLTEQETATEILETGIKVIDLLAPYAKGGKVGLFGGAGVGKTVLIMELIRNIATEHGGFSVFAGVGERTREGNELWLEMQESGVLDKTTLVYGQMNEPPGARMRVGLSALTMAEYFRDQEGRNVLLFIDNIFRFIQAGSEVSALLGRMPSAVGYQPTLGTDVGQLQERITSTKKGSVTSIQAIYVPADDYTDPAPATTFAHLDATTNLQRSIAELGIYPAVDPLASTSRILDPRVVGEEHYRVARGVQEILQRYRELQDIIAILGMDELSDDDKQVVGRARRIQQFLSQPLFVAETYTGYEGRYVPRDETVRSFKEILEGKHDHLPEEAFRYVGSIDEAVERAKSL